The following are encoded together in the Daucus carota subsp. sativus chromosome 5, DH1 v3.0, whole genome shotgun sequence genome:
- the LOC108222029 gene encoding two-pore potassium channel 1-like, with the protein MTTVGYGDLVPDSTPSKLLACVFVFSGMALICLALSSAANYLVEKQEFLLVRALHINQKVGELDILKEIETNRVRYKCFMVLSALVVLIVAGTAFLATVEKLDLIDAFYCVCSTITTLGYGDKSFSTAAGRIFAIFWILMSTICLGQLFFCIAEVNTEIRQRALVKLVLAKKVTNVDLEAADIDDDGVVGAAEFIIHRLKEMGKICQEDITAIMEQFEDLDVDQSGTLSPSDILLAQSSYTGN; encoded by the exons ATGACCACCGTTGGATATGGAGATCTTGTGCCTGATAGTACACCTTCAAAATTACTCGCTTGTGTGTTTGTCTTCTCTGGGATGGCTTTAATTTGTCTGGCTTTAAGCAGTGCAGCCAACTACTTAGTAGAGAAACAGGAATTTTTGTTAGTTAGAGCATTGCATATAAATCAGAAGGTTGGCGAATTGGACATCCTGAAGGAGATTGAAACCAACAGAGTGAGATACAAGTGTTTTATGGTACTGTCTGCTCTCGTGGTGCTTATAGTTGCTGGGACTGCCTTTCTTGCCACAGTTGAGAAACTAGACCTTATTGATGCTTTTTATTGTGTCTGTTCAACTATTACAACACTAGGTTATGGGGACAAGAGCTTTTCTACCGCAGCTGGGCGtatttttgcaatattttgGATATTGATGAGTACTATTTGCTTAGGTCAACTCTTCTTTTGTATTGCCGAGGTAAACACTGAAATCAGACAAAGGGCATTGGTCAAGTTGGTACTCGCAAAAAAGGTCACTAATGTGGATTTGGAGGCTGCTGATATTGATGATGATGGAGTTGTTGG GGCTGCTGAATTCATAATACATAGGCTCAAAGAGATGGGAAAAATTTGCCAGGAAGACATTACAGCAATCATGGAACAGTTTGAAGATCTTGATGTCGATCAGTCTGGAACTTTGTCTCCCTCTGATATCTTGCTGGCTCAATCATCTTATACAGGAAACTGA